One Methylobacterium sp. 77 DNA window includes the following coding sequences:
- a CDS encoding response regulator yields MIATPSFPDLSALVVDESLYIRRIVRDMLMRVGIKRVLEAPDGAEALGVLAESKPDITIIDWDLAILSGEEFIRLARTPTTSPSPTVPIILMLAQPRRNVVDRAISLGVNEIIAKPFSPKTLWSRLDEVINRPRPFSQVKSLLRPVPRMSAAGKAL; encoded by the coding sequence ATGATCGCAACCCCGTCATTTCCGGATCTGTCGGCCCTCGTCGTGGACGAGAGCCTCTATATCCGCCGAATCGTTCGCGACATGCTGATGCGTGTCGGGATCAAGCGCGTGCTCGAGGCCCCGGACGGTGCCGAGGCCCTCGGTGTGCTCGCCGAGAGCAAACCGGACATCACGATCATCGATTGGGACCTCGCGATCCTGTCTGGCGAGGAGTTCATCCGCCTCGCGCGCACGCCCACCACCTCACCCTCGCCCACGGTGCCGATCATCCTCATGCTGGCGCAGCCGCGCCGCAACGTCGTCGACCGCGCCATCTCGCTCGGCGTCAACGAGATCATCGCCAAGCCGTTCTCGCCGAAGACGCTGTGGTCCCGCCTTGACGAAGTCATCAACCGGCCGAGGCCGTTCTCCCAGGTGAAGAGCCTGCTTCGGCCGGTTCCGAGAATGTCGGCCGCCGGCAAAGCGCTCTGA